A section of the Petrimonas sulfuriphila genome encodes:
- a CDS encoding lysine exporter LysO family protein, with protein MKQSLIYLLLFALGVILALWGHIPDVLLKDDISKWILYGLLFFVGVQIGSGKNMFTAVKRFGFKIALVPVATTVGTFAGAALTSLLLPERSLIDCLSVGAGFAYYSLSSILISEFRGAELGTVALLANIMREFIVLVFTPWLVKYFGKLSPICAGGATTMDTTLPMITKYSGSDYVVVALFHGMVIDFSVPLWVSFFLTL; from the coding sequence ATGAAGCAATCCCTTATCTATCTTCTGCTTTTTGCCCTGGGTGTCATTCTTGCTCTTTGGGGACACATCCCCGACGTGTTGCTGAAAGACGATATCTCGAAATGGATTCTTTACGGACTGTTATTTTTTGTTGGGGTACAGATAGGTTCCGGCAAAAACATGTTTACGGCCGTGAAGCGATTCGGGTTCAAGATCGCCCTAGTACCCGTTGCCACCACCGTTGGAACGTTTGCAGGAGCTGCACTAACGAGCCTTTTGCTCCCGGAAAGGAGCTTGATCGATTGCCTGAGTGTAGGGGCTGGATTTGCATACTATTCGCTATCGAGCATCCTCATCTCCGAGTTTCGTGGAGCTGAACTGGGTACGGTAGCCTTGTTGGCTAACATCATGCGTGAGTTTATTGTCCTGGTTTTTACGCCGTGGCTGGTAAAATATTTCGGAAAACTATCCCCTATTTGCGCCGGTGGCGCGACCACCATGGACACAACCTTACCCATGATCACCAAATATTCGGGATCCGACTATGTGGTTGTGGCACTTTTCCACGGAATGGTCATCGATTTTTCCGTACCTTTGTGGGTCAGTTTTTTCCTTACCTTGTAA
- a CDS encoding metallophosphoesterase yields MRSLIVALIIHFTLNILVFLKGWDVFKTKKLLRTFWMVIFAFELLVYLTGFAFYRHLPPEIIHPIRMMGTSWMLFLLYLGGLVLIGDFLYLASRKKLTRPKELLNQPAKMKLTLFLSSFAVVILTLSYGNYKFNHPEVRQVDIQVGKSAGKMDSVRIAMVGDLHLGYLINRDDAQRMVDLIMEQEPDLILFVGDILDSSIEPVQGQRMDEELRRLQAPLGVYSCTGNHEYRYEAERKIQWLNDAGIKMLRDSAVLIDSAFYVVGREDFVFSDRLPLSEILNRQNVNVSKPVIVLNHSPNDLDEEVNAGADIALYGHTHHGQAFPGNIATRLVFKVAYGYARKGNTHIYVTSGLGLAGPQYRIGTVSEVVVLNVKFEK; encoded by the coding sequence ATGCGTTCACTTATCGTCGCACTCATTATACATTTCACGCTCAACATCCTTGTTTTCCTGAAGGGTTGGGATGTTTTTAAAACGAAAAAACTCCTCCGGACTTTTTGGATGGTTATTTTCGCCTTCGAACTTTTGGTGTATCTTACGGGATTTGCATTCTACCGCCATCTCCCTCCTGAAATTATCCATCCCATCCGCATGATGGGGACCAGCTGGATGCTTTTCCTGCTATACCTGGGGGGCCTGGTATTGATAGGTGACTTTCTGTACCTGGCGTCCCGGAAAAAACTCACCCGTCCCAAAGAATTATTGAACCAGCCAGCAAAGATGAAACTCACCCTCTTTCTCTCCTCCTTTGCAGTGGTAATACTCACGTTGTCTTATGGCAATTACAAATTTAACCATCCAGAGGTACGACAGGTGGATATACAGGTTGGTAAATCAGCTGGAAAAATGGACTCCGTGAGGATTGCGATGGTTGGCGACTTACATTTGGGATACCTGATCAACCGGGATGACGCACAAAGAATGGTGGATTTAATCATGGAGCAGGAACCCGATTTGATCCTTTTTGTGGGGGATATCCTCGACTCTAGCATCGAACCCGTTCAGGGACAAAGGATGGACGAGGAACTCCGGCGGCTGCAGGCGCCTCTGGGCGTATATTCCTGCACGGGCAACCACGAATACCGTTACGAAGCCGAACGAAAAATACAATGGTTGAACGATGCGGGCATAAAAATGCTGCGCGATTCGGCTGTCCTGATTGACAGCGCTTTTTATGTGGTTGGACGTGAAGATTTTGTGTTCTCCGACCGGTTGCCTTTATCCGAAATTTTGAACCGGCAAAACGTGAATGTATCAAAACCGGTCATCGTCCTGAACCACAGCCCCAACGACCTTGACGAAGAGGTCAATGCCGGAGCCGACATTGCGCTATACGGACACACCCACCACGGACAGGCTTTTCCCGGAAATATTGCCACACGCTTAGTTTTTAAAGTGGCATACGGGTATGCCCGGAAAGGGAACACACATATCTATGTAACCTCGGGACTGGGATTAGCTGGCCCGCAATACCGCATAGGCACGGTTTCGGAAGTAGTGGTATTGAATGTGAAATTTGAGAAGTAA
- a CDS encoding metallophosphoesterase, translating to MKSFFLTILFFYVTANVYAAIRIYQLIPANAWVRIVVMGIFLLGFASLLIFFRFGEAMPVGTAGFFYRFGTSWMIAFLYVFMLILFVDLFRIINWVAPIADKETVRGIFHHNALTAVTGLGLTALILLYGNWQYHNKKRSHITIKTEKIDKPMRIVGISDLHLGYTISKKELSRWVEMINAENPDMVIIGGDLVDNQLRPVWMHSLDRELLKIKAPLGVYACTGNHEYISGIKNSADFYTRSGITLLRDSVLQTNGLTIIGREDHSRKNRKTLPELIKNSDNRTFSILLNHQPYYLDEAVREGIDFQFSGHTHRGQVFPASLITDKIFELSQGYIQKKNTHFYVSSGLGIWGGKFRIGTRSEYLVLDLEN from the coding sequence ATGAAATCATTTTTTCTAACCATACTCTTTTTCTATGTAACGGCCAACGTATATGCAGCTATCAGGATATACCAGCTTATTCCGGCAAATGCGTGGGTCAGAATTGTCGTAATGGGTATTTTTCTGCTTGGATTTGCCAGCCTGCTTATTTTTTTCCGGTTTGGCGAGGCTATGCCTGTGGGAACTGCCGGCTTCTTCTATCGGTTCGGGACATCATGGATGATCGCCTTCCTGTATGTTTTCATGCTCATTCTCTTTGTCGATTTATTCAGGATCATCAACTGGGTTGCACCTATTGCCGACAAAGAAACTGTTCGTGGCATTTTTCATCACAACGCGCTAACTGCCGTTACAGGTTTGGGGCTTACGGCGTTGATACTTTTGTACGGTAACTGGCAATATCACAACAAAAAACGTTCTCACATAACCATCAAAACCGAAAAAATCGATAAACCGATGAGAATTGTCGGTATCAGCGATTTACACCTGGGCTACACCATTTCAAAGAAAGAGCTGAGCAGATGGGTGGAGATGATCAATGCTGAAAATCCGGACATGGTTATTATTGGCGGAGACTTGGTTGACAACCAGTTGCGACCCGTATGGATGCATTCGCTCGACAGGGAATTGCTGAAAATTAAAGCACCCTTGGGAGTCTATGCCTGTACCGGTAATCACGAATACATCTCGGGTATTAAAAACAGTGCAGATTTTTACACCCGGTCGGGAATCACGCTATTGCGTGACTCCGTGCTTCAAACGAATGGGTTAACAATCATCGGACGAGAAGATCATTCCCGGAAGAACCGAAAGACATTGCCGGAACTGATAAAAAACAGTGACAACCGGACTTTTTCTATCCTGCTCAATCATCAGCCTTACTATCTGGATGAGGCAGTGCGGGAAGGAATCGATTTTCAGTTCTCCGGACATACACATCGGGGACAGGTCTTTCCAGCTTCGTTGATAACAGATAAAATTTTCGAACTCTCTCAAGGGTATATTCAAAAGAAGAATACCCATTTCTACGTTTCTTCAGGCTTGGGCATTTGGGGCGGAAAGTTCCGCATTGGCACCCGCTCGGAGTACCTGGTACTGGATTTGGAGAATTAA
- a CDS encoding aminopeptidase produces the protein MHKLTLIVVALFISVSLFSQKSVYTFTVVKENPITSVKNQASTSTCWSFSGVSFLESELLRKGKGTFDLSEMYIVRRNYEDKAEKYVRTHGHLNFAPGGSFADVIETLDEYGIVPDDAYTGLIDRAERHDHGEMDKVLSSYMKGIIGNNTVSTVWNKGFCGILDAYLKEKPASFTYNGKTYTPQSFKDFLGLDQNDYISITSFTHHPFYASFPLEVPDNWRWANSYNLPVDEMMAAIDNAIMKGYTVAWASDVSEGGFSRQGIAIVPDENAAENAGTDQAKWLGLPERERRSTIAGKVGSEVLKEKNITQEMRQLAYDNYQTTDDHGMHIYGIANDQNGNKYYLVKNSWGKTGPYDGVWYASEAFVRYKTLSIVIHKDALPKETAKKI, from the coding sequence ATGCATAAGTTAACTTTAATTGTTGTTGCTCTTTTTATTTCGGTTTCTCTTTTCTCCCAAAAATCAGTTTACACATTTACTGTAGTTAAAGAAAACCCTATAACATCGGTAAAAAATCAGGCAAGCACAAGCACCTGCTGGAGCTTTTCGGGAGTGAGCTTCCTGGAATCTGAACTATTGCGGAAAGGAAAAGGTACATTCGACCTCTCGGAGATGTATATCGTAAGAAGAAACTACGAAGACAAAGCCGAGAAGTATGTACGGACACACGGACACCTGAATTTTGCACCCGGTGGATCGTTTGCCGATGTGATAGAAACGCTCGATGAATACGGAATTGTTCCCGATGATGCTTATACCGGTTTGATCGACAGAGCGGAACGCCACGACCACGGTGAAATGGACAAGGTATTGAGTAGTTATATGAAAGGAATCATCGGAAACAATACTGTTTCAACAGTATGGAACAAAGGATTTTGCGGTATCCTGGATGCTTATCTGAAAGAAAAACCCGCTTCGTTCACTTATAACGGGAAGACCTACACACCGCAATCGTTCAAAGACTTTCTAGGGCTGGATCAGAACGATTACATTTCAATAACTTCATTCACGCATCATCCGTTTTATGCATCTTTTCCCCTTGAAGTGCCCGACAACTGGCGTTGGGCAAATTCATACAATCTGCCGGTGGATGAAATGATGGCGGCCATCGATAATGCCATTATGAAGGGTTATACGGTTGCCTGGGCATCGGATGTGAGCGAAGGCGGGTTTTCGCGTCAGGGTATAGCCATTGTGCCTGATGAAAATGCAGCAGAAAATGCCGGGACCGATCAGGCAAAATGGCTGGGTTTGCCGGAACGTGAGAGACGCTCAACCATTGCCGGAAAGGTGGGCTCTGAAGTGCTGAAAGAAAAAAATATCACGCAGGAAATGCGACAGTTGGCGTACGATAACTATCAGACTACAGACGATCACGGCATGCATATTTACGGCATTGCTAACGATCAGAACGGCAACAAATATTACCTGGTGAAAAATTCGTGGGGAAAAACAGGGCCCTACGATGGAGTGTGGTATGCGTCGGAAGCTTTTGTTCGTTACAAAACGTTGAGCATCGTTATTCACAAAGATGCACTCCCAAAAGAGACGGCGAAAAAAATATAA
- a CDS encoding TonB-dependent receptor has translation MKQTLLSLILLLASVVVYAEGTNVKGQLVSANDKQPLPYATVSVASKAVPQKSIKKFATDDSGNFTTTLQAGDYIFTFQFVGMNNFNRSVEVKNGELQVNLGQIEMSESSTELSEISVTAQRPLVKVEIDKLTYSAKDDPESSTSNVLDLLRKVPLVTVDGEDNIQLKGSSSFKIYLNGKPSNMISNNPSQVLKSMPANSIKDVEVITDPGARYDAEGVGGIINIITDKRVDEGYSGSVGANGDTFGGYGGNAYLSLKYGKFGLTGNGSYFYHNRPEAKTSLTREEMAPSPVNELTQDGTSKNYGGGLFYNTQLSYEPDTLNLFNVSVGQFGGKFHSNSSQDVLSQGARDYSYLLNNNSINHFGSFTLTTDYQRTFKKKGELLTVSYRFERNPNDSEYESEYSQVVNYFYPKGYRMKSINNAGGKEHTGQVDYVNPLTDKHSIEVGLKYIFRDNSSRGDNTFLNPDDGGQWEEDKSRKNDLDHEQRIASGYAGYGLKAGKFGLKLGLRGENTAQKIHFMSVQTVTVVHSDFFDMVPSAAFSYQLGMTKTLRWGYNMRISRPGIWYLNPYINDSDPNNIRYGNPNLDAEQTHNLNINYGSFSQKVNFNATLSYSFTQNAITPYIFVDADGVTNNTYRNIGRNQSVGLDGYASWTPTPVIRMNVNGSLSYTDIQSTENAGVRNSGFSGRGFGGITFTLPKDVRLSANGGIFTSNIQLQTTQSAFYFYSFSAMKSFFNKKLDVSLNTTTPFHKYRDFKLTTTGEGFVQKMNFQNPMRTFRLSLTYRFGDLKSSVRKVQRTITNEDVLQGGSSQEGTGTGS, from the coding sequence ATGAAACAAACTCTATTATCACTGATTCTCCTGCTAGCTTCCGTTGTGGTCTATGCGGAGGGCACTAATGTGAAAGGACAACTGGTAAGTGCGAATGATAAACAACCACTCCCTTACGCCACTGTTTCGGTTGCCAGTAAAGCAGTGCCACAAAAATCCATCAAAAAGTTTGCTACCGACGACAGCGGAAATTTCACCACTACGCTGCAGGCCGGAGACTATATATTCACGTTTCAGTTTGTAGGGATGAATAATTTCAACCGCAGCGTGGAGGTGAAAAACGGAGAATTGCAGGTCAATCTCGGGCAAATTGAAATGTCGGAAAGCTCTACCGAGTTGTCTGAAATCAGTGTAACCGCACAGCGTCCGTTGGTAAAGGTGGAAATCGATAAACTTACCTACAGCGCCAAAGACGATCCCGAATCATCTACCTCTAACGTGTTGGATTTGCTTCGTAAGGTACCCCTGGTAACGGTCGACGGTGAAGATAATATCCAGCTGAAAGGTTCATCAAGCTTTAAGATATACCTGAACGGGAAACCGTCAAACATGATTTCGAACAACCCGTCGCAAGTGTTGAAAAGCATGCCGGCAAACAGTATAAAGGACGTGGAAGTGATTACCGATCCCGGAGCACGATACGATGCCGAAGGCGTGGGTGGAATCATAAACATCATTACCGATAAACGGGTAGACGAAGGCTATTCGGGTTCTGTTGGAGCCAACGGAGATACGTTTGGGGGATATGGTGGCAATGCCTATCTGTCGTTAAAATACGGCAAGTTCGGACTTACCGGAAACGGAAGTTATTTTTACCACAACAGGCCGGAGGCAAAAACATCACTTACCCGGGAAGAAATGGCTCCAAGTCCGGTAAATGAGTTGACACAGGACGGAACTTCCAAAAACTACGGAGGTGGACTGTTTTACAATACGCAGCTTAGCTACGAGCCTGATACACTGAATCTGTTTAACGTTTCTGTCGGACAATTTGGGGGGAAATTTCATTCCAATTCATCACAAGATGTCCTTTCTCAAGGCGCGAGGGATTATTCGTACCTGTTGAATAATAATTCGATAAACCATTTCGGGTCATTTACACTGACAACCGATTATCAGCGGACTTTTAAAAAGAAAGGCGAGTTACTTACTGTTTCCTACCGTTTTGAGAGGAACCCCAACGACAGTGAGTACGAAAGTGAATACAGTCAGGTTGTCAATTATTTTTACCCTAAGGGCTATCGCATGAAGAGCATCAACAATGCCGGAGGTAAAGAGCACACTGGACAAGTCGATTACGTGAATCCTCTTACCGACAAACACAGCATAGAAGTGGGATTGAAGTATATATTTCGCGATAACTCCAGCCGGGGTGACAATACTTTCCTGAATCCGGATGACGGAGGGCAATGGGAAGAGGATAAAAGCCGTAAGAATGACCTCGACCACGAACAACGGATTGCATCGGGATATGCCGGATACGGATTAAAAGCTGGAAAATTCGGTTTGAAGCTGGGGCTTCGGGGAGAAAACACTGCCCAGAAGATACATTTTATGAGCGTGCAAACCGTTACGGTTGTACATTCCGATTTCTTCGATATGGTTCCTTCTGCCGCTTTCTCCTATCAGTTGGGAATGACGAAAACCCTGCGGTGGGGTTACAATATGCGGATTTCACGCCCGGGTATCTGGTACCTGAATCCCTATATAAACGATTCTGATCCCAACAACATCCGTTACGGAAATCCTAACCTGGACGCGGAACAGACCCATAATCTTAATATCAATTACGGTTCTTTTTCACAAAAAGTGAACTTCAACGCCACGCTTAGCTATTCGTTTACCCAAAACGCCATCACTCCCTACATTTTCGTAGATGCAGACGGTGTTACCAACAATACGTACCGGAATATTGGTCGGAATCAGTCGGTGGGACTGGATGGATATGCCAGCTGGACACCCACACCCGTTATCCGGATGAACGTGAACGGCTCCCTCAGTTATACCGATATTCAAAGCACGGAGAATGCCGGGGTAAGGAACAGCGGATTTTCGGGTCGCGGTTTCGGAGGGATAACATTCACATTGCCCAAAGACGTGAGGCTGAGTGCAAACGGAGGAATATTTACGAGCAACATACAACTGCAAACTACCCAATCGGCCTTTTATTTCTATTCGTTCAGCGCCATGAAAAGTTTCTTTAACAAAAAGCTGGATGTTTCCCTTAATACAACCACTCCCTTTCACAAGTACCGCGATTTCAAGCTGACAACAACGGGTGAAGGATTCGTTCAGAAAATGAATTTTCAAAACCCGATGCGCACTTTCCGCCTGAGCCTGACGTACCGTTTCGGAGACTTGAAATCTTCGGTAAGGAAAGTTCAGCGCACCAT
- a CDS encoding UDP-N-acetylmuramoyl-tripeptide--D-alanyl-D-alanine ligase, whose translation MEISALYEIYKKHPVVTTDSRVCPHDSIFFALKGERFNGNQFAESAIEKGCAYAVVDEWENDKPENPRVIVVENVLETLQKLANFHRKKLKITIVGITGTNGKTTTKELIATILSKEFKVAFTQGNFNNHIGVPLTLLSINKSHEIGVIEMGANHPGEIRELCEIAEPNIGLITNIGKAHIEGFGSLENVIKTKCELYDFIREHEGKVFVNKDNSTLSEKSEGMDRILYGRDNPGLFVSGTLSAETPFLHFDWNFFEHPHRVKTHLVGEYNLDNALAAAAIGKYFGINAELISSALEAYEPKNNRSQFERTQHNDLIIDAYNANPTSMKAMLEFFSKIKSDLPKAVILGEMKELGPIAEVEHRKMLDYLHGQSFDKIYLVGSVFTDGVTGSITMKNTFVFERVEQLIEELERHPLAGYYVLLKGSHSVQLEKVIPFL comes from the coding sequence ATGGAAATTTCCGCATTATACGAAATCTATAAAAAACATCCGGTAGTTACTACCGATTCCCGGGTTTGTCCGCACGATTCTATTTTCTTTGCACTCAAAGGTGAGCGCTTTAACGGCAACCAATTTGCCGAAAGTGCCATTGAAAAAGGCTGTGCTTACGCCGTTGTAGATGAGTGGGAAAATGACAAACCAGAAAACCCTCGCGTAATTGTGGTGGAAAATGTACTGGAAACTTTGCAAAAGTTGGCCAATTTTCACCGGAAGAAGCTAAAGATAACCATTGTGGGTATTACGGGCACAAACGGAAAGACGACCACGAAGGAGTTGATTGCCACCATCCTTTCCAAGGAGTTTAAGGTTGCTTTTACCCAGGGAAACTTCAATAACCACATCGGTGTGCCTCTCACATTATTGTCGATAAATAAGTCGCACGAAATTGGTGTCATTGAGATGGGCGCCAATCATCCAGGCGAAATCCGTGAATTATGTGAGATCGCCGAACCCAATATCGGATTGATCACCAACATCGGAAAAGCCCACATTGAAGGATTCGGGTCGTTGGAAAATGTAATCAAGACCAAATGCGAACTTTACGATTTTATCCGTGAACACGAAGGCAAGGTGTTTGTGAACAAAGATAATTCAACGTTGAGCGAAAAATCGGAAGGAATGGACAGGATTTTGTACGGACGTGATAACCCTGGCTTGTTTGTGTCGGGTACATTGTCGGCTGAAACACCATTCTTGCATTTCGATTGGAATTTTTTTGAACACCCTCACCGTGTGAAAACTCATCTCGTGGGAGAGTATAACCTCGATAATGCCCTGGCTGCTGCAGCCATAGGTAAATATTTTGGCATCAATGCCGAGCTTATCAGTAGCGCCCTCGAAGCTTACGAGCCTAAAAACAACCGTTCGCAATTTGAACGTACTCAGCACAACGACCTTATTATTGATGCTTACAATGCTAACCCCACAAGCATGAAAGCCATGCTTGAATTTTTCTCAAAAATCAAATCCGATTTACCTAAGGCGGTCATTTTGGGTGAGATGAAAGAATTGGGACCTATAGCCGAAGTTGAACACAGGAAAATGTTGGACTATCTGCACGGGCAGTCATTCGATAAAATTTACCTGGTTGGTTCTGTATTTACCGACGGAGTAACTGGGAGCATCACAATGAAAAACACGTTCGTTTTTGAGCGAGTGGAACAATTGATTGAGGAGTTGGAACGACATCCTTTAGCCGGGTATTATGTCCTGCTAAAAGGGTCACACTCGGTCCAACTGGAGAAAGTTATACCATTTTTGTAA
- a CDS encoding ribonuclease H family protein produces the protein MAKKKFYVVWQGVQPGIYSSWDECKAQVTGFEQARYKSFETKEEADAAFNDNPWKHIGKTGPKNRKIATSQEKYLTESIAVDAACSGNPGLMEYRGVFVADGVEIFHVGPLKDGTNNIGEFLAIVHALALLKHKNSKLPIYSDSVNAMKWVVRKKCNTKLEKTKHNQPIFELITRAEKWLSENTYENPVIKWETNNWGEIPADFGRK, from the coding sequence ATGGCTAAAAAGAAATTCTATGTAGTTTGGCAGGGTGTTCAGCCGGGAATTTACTCGTCGTGGGACGAGTGCAAGGCACAGGTGACGGGTTTTGAACAGGCCCGGTACAAATCATTTGAAACGAAGGAAGAAGCAGATGCGGCTTTCAACGACAATCCCTGGAAGCACATCGGAAAAACAGGCCCCAAAAACCGGAAAATAGCCACGTCTCAAGAAAAGTATCTTACGGAAAGTATCGCGGTGGATGCTGCCTGCAGTGGAAATCCCGGATTAATGGAATACCGGGGTGTTTTTGTCGCAGACGGAGTTGAGATTTTTCACGTTGGACCCCTGAAAGACGGCACCAACAATATCGGCGAGTTTTTAGCTATCGTTCACGCACTGGCATTGTTGAAACATAAAAACAGCAAACTGCCGATTTATTCCGATAGCGTGAATGCCATGAAGTGGGTGGTCAGAAAAAAGTGCAACACCAAGTTAGAAAAAACCAAGCATAACCAACCCATTTTCGAGCTTATCACCCGGGCCGAGAAGTGGTTATCGGAAAACACGTATGAAAACCCGGTTATCAAATGGGAAACCAACAACTGGGGGGAAATTCCGGCAGATTTTGGAAGAAAATAA
- a CDS encoding LysO family transporter — protein sequence MLNIILIILSGIVVGYFARKLPQVKHVGSVISLIIMLLLFFLGVSVGANEQVVTNFSTIGLDAMIISFGATVGTVLCAWLVYSTFFRRKGKNS from the coding sequence ATGCTCAACATTATCCTCATCATACTATCGGGCATTGTCGTGGGATATTTTGCCAGAAAACTCCCGCAAGTGAAGCATGTGGGATCCGTTATAAGCCTGATCATTATGTTGCTGTTGTTTTTCCTGGGCGTTTCGGTAGGTGCAAATGAACAAGTAGTGACAAATTTCAGTACCATCGGCCTTGACGCAATGATCATTAGTTTCGGGGCGACTGTGGGAACTGTTCTCTGTGCCTGGCTGGTGTACTCGACGTTTTTCAGAAGAAAGGGTAAAAATTCATGA